One genomic segment of Longimicrobium sp. includes these proteins:
- a CDS encoding dodecin, which produces MSGVFKSIEMVGTSSESFEDATRAAVKRAGESMRSLEWLEVVEQRGYISGGDIREYQVKVKLWFKLEGADE; this is translated from the coding sequence ATGAGTGGCGTGTTCAAATCGATCGAGATGGTGGGAACGTCGTCCGAGAGCTTCGAGGATGCGACGCGGGCGGCGGTAAAGCGCGCCGGCGAGAGCATGCGGAGCCTGGAGTGGCTGGAAGTCGTGGAGCAGCGCGGCTACATCAGCGGCGGCGACATCCGCGAGTACCAGGTGAAGGTGAAGCTCTGGTTCAAGCTCGAAGGCGCGGACGAGTAG
- the glp gene encoding gephyrin-like molybdotransferase Glp: MPAERAPDWLSAGDALQAILAGVQPLAAEERPLMQALGSVLAEDVVSPVDLPPWDNSAMDGFAVRAADVLGASPEAPVTLPVVDDVPAGHFASRALGPREAIRIMTGAPVPDGADSVIRVEHTDGGVEIGMAGGRVTIHLDADTGRNVRSRGEDVDEGDVVLRAGTVLRAAEIALAAAVGRTSLRVVRRPVVAILASGDELVPVEEFDQVRAGRRIVNTNSYALAAQLAEAGLEARVLGIARDTPESLVEHLKLAAGCDALITTAGISVGEHDHVAAALQAMDTEVDFWRVRVRPGSALAFGRVGALGGIPWFGLPGNPVSTMVTFALFVRPVLLRMCGHTRIHFPSMTVRLAVPYSARGDLMHLPRVRLDRQADESFLAQLTGPQGSGIASSMSAADGLAIVPAGAELRPGGAVRVVVLNGAPLVEQPPV, encoded by the coding sequence ATGCCCGCTGAGCGCGCCCCCGACTGGCTGAGCGCCGGCGACGCGCTGCAGGCCATCCTGGCTGGCGTCCAACCGCTGGCTGCGGAGGAGCGGCCGCTGATGCAGGCGCTCGGCTCGGTGCTGGCGGAGGACGTGGTGTCTCCCGTGGACCTGCCGCCCTGGGACAACAGCGCGATGGACGGATTCGCCGTGCGCGCGGCGGACGTCCTGGGCGCCTCTCCCGAAGCGCCGGTGACCCTGCCCGTGGTCGACGATGTGCCTGCGGGCCACTTCGCCTCGCGCGCCCTGGGCCCACGCGAGGCCATCCGCATCATGACCGGTGCGCCGGTGCCGGACGGGGCGGATTCGGTGATCCGCGTGGAGCACACGGACGGCGGCGTGGAGATCGGGATGGCGGGCGGGCGCGTGACCATCCACCTGGATGCCGACACGGGGCGGAACGTACGCTCCCGCGGTGAGGACGTGGACGAAGGCGACGTGGTGCTGCGCGCCGGGACCGTGCTGCGCGCGGCGGAGATCGCGCTGGCCGCCGCGGTGGGGCGCACCTCCCTCCGCGTCGTGCGCCGGCCCGTCGTCGCCATCCTGGCCTCGGGCGACGAGCTGGTGCCGGTGGAGGAGTTCGACCAGGTGCGCGCCGGCCGGCGGATCGTCAACACCAACAGCTACGCGCTCGCCGCGCAGTTGGCCGAGGCGGGGCTGGAGGCGCGCGTGCTGGGCATTGCCCGCGACACGCCCGAGAGCCTGGTCGAGCACCTGAAGCTCGCGGCCGGCTGCGACGCGCTGATCACCACCGCGGGAATCAGCGTGGGTGAGCACGATCACGTGGCGGCCGCGCTGCAGGCGATGGACACGGAGGTGGATTTCTGGCGCGTGCGCGTGCGGCCGGGCTCCGCGCTGGCGTTCGGCCGGGTGGGCGCGCTGGGCGGAATCCCGTGGTTCGGGCTGCCGGGGAACCCCGTGTCGACCATGGTGACCTTCGCGCTGTTCGTGCGCCCCGTGCTGCTGCGGATGTGCGGGCACACGCGCATCCACTTTCCGTCGATGACGGTGCGGCTGGCCGTACCCTACTCGGCCCGGGGCGACCTGATGCACCTGCCCCGCGTGCGGCTGGATCGGCAGGCCGACGAGTCGTTCCTGGCGCAGCTGACCGGGCCGCAGGGATCGGGGATCGCCAGCTCCATGTCGGCCGCGGATGGACTGGCCATCGTTCCGGCCGGGGCGGAGCTGCGGCCCGGCGGCGCGGTGCGGGTGGTGGTGCTGAATGGTGCGCCGCTGGTGGAGCAGCCCCCGGTGTAG
- the mobB gene encoding molybdopterin-guanine dinucleotide biosynthesis protein B yields the protein MTDSGTPPSPAPLGAILAGGASRRFGAPKALAPVGGWRIVDRVRGALSQVGDPVVIIANDASLFADLDLPIRPDDVPGLGALGGIRTALRWAMEMGRTGALVVACDMPFVSAALLRALSDHAASADVDAVVPESGGRRGIEPLCAWYSVRCLPEVDRMLADGERQAFRLADRVRADRIPIGEVRRIGDPGILFLNVNTVDDLRAAERIASPEMPPVVCIVGKKNSGKTTLAVALLAELKRRGFRVASIKHGHHAFETDQPGRDSWRHFNEGEAEATIMAGEGKIALVMRTEGEPDPRQLVRDFYTGRGYDLVLIEGYKQGPFPRIEVFRRAVHDRPIHDLATPDPLLTAIVTDDPDLICPVPVVLLDPDEPLAHVAWVADLVTERFLAGADAR from the coding sequence ATGACGGACTCCGGCACACCGCCCTCCCCTGCCCCGCTGGGCGCGATCCTGGCAGGTGGTGCCAGCCGCCGCTTCGGCGCACCGAAGGCGCTGGCACCGGTCGGCGGATGGCGGATTGTCGACCGGGTGCGGGGCGCGCTCTCGCAGGTGGGAGATCCGGTCGTCATCATCGCCAACGATGCCTCGCTCTTCGCAGATCTCGACCTGCCGATCCGCCCGGACGACGTCCCCGGCCTGGGGGCCCTCGGCGGCATCCGCACGGCGCTGCGCTGGGCGATGGAGATGGGCCGCACGGGCGCGCTGGTCGTCGCTTGCGACATGCCCTTCGTGAGCGCCGCGCTGCTGCGGGCGCTGTCGGATCATGCTGCTTCGGCCGATGTGGACGCGGTCGTCCCCGAGAGTGGGGGGCGGCGTGGGATCGAGCCGCTGTGCGCTTGGTATTCCGTGCGCTGCCTGCCGGAGGTCGACCGCATGCTGGCGGATGGGGAGCGGCAGGCCTTTCGCCTCGCGGACCGCGTCCGGGCGGACCGCATTCCGATCGGTGAAGTCCGGCGCATCGGCGATCCGGGGATCCTCTTCCTGAACGTGAACACGGTGGACGACCTTCGCGCGGCCGAGCGCATCGCCAGCCCCGAGATGCCGCCCGTGGTGTGCATCGTCGGGAAGAAGAACAGCGGCAAGACCACGCTTGCGGTCGCGCTCCTGGCCGAATTGAAGCGCCGGGGATTTCGCGTGGCCTCCATCAAGCACGGGCACCACGCGTTCGAAACCGACCAGCCCGGGCGCGACAGCTGGCGCCACTTCAACGAGGGCGAGGCCGAAGCCACGATCATGGCCGGCGAGGGGAAAATCGCGCTGGTGATGCGGACGGAAGGCGAGCCCGATCCGCGGCAGTTGGTCCGCGACTTCTACACGGGGCGCGGCTACGACCTGGTGCTGATCGAAGGCTACAAGCAGGGCCCGTTTCCCCGCATCGAGGTCTTCCGCCGCGCCGTACATGATCGCCCGATCCACGACCTAGCCACCCCCGACCCCCTGCTGACCGCCATCGTGACCGACGATCCCGATCTCATCTGCCCCGTCCCCGTTGTCCTGCTCGACCCGGACGAACCGCTCGCGCACGTAGCGTGGGTGGCGGACCTGGTGACCGAGCGCTTCCTGGCGGGTGCGGATGCCCGCTGA
- a CDS encoding BON domain-containing protein — protein MRGYDAYRGGWQGGPPPMGGYDRGWRPRGPMHGAPWGGGGGPFGREGFNRYDRGIYGDAYPGFGGVPGGGRPRGYDAGGGYGPGRPPMQRGWGGYAEDYGDEGGYARAPFLPDRAYQRHPELNQRPERGPRYGYEVDDTDLELDDGEILRAVRQRLYEDVWVDVDRVGVEVEDGIVTLTGEVDDFLEARYAWDDAWETMGVRGVINHIRVRLDEAGPAHGDLLPQSTHGTSSEPSA, from the coding sequence ATGCGGGGATACGACGCGTACCGGGGTGGATGGCAGGGCGGCCCGCCGCCGATGGGTGGATACGACCGCGGCTGGCGCCCGCGCGGGCCCATGCACGGGGCGCCGTGGGGCGGCGGTGGCGGGCCGTTCGGGCGCGAGGGGTTCAACCGGTACGACCGGGGGATCTACGGCGACGCGTATCCCGGCTTCGGCGGCGTTCCGGGCGGCGGGCGCCCCCGGGGCTACGACGCAGGCGGGGGTTACGGGCCGGGACGCCCGCCCATGCAGCGCGGCTGGGGCGGCTACGCCGAGGACTACGGCGACGAGGGCGGCTACGCGCGGGCGCCATTCCTTCCCGACCGTGCCTACCAGCGCCACCCGGAGCTGAACCAGCGTCCGGAGCGCGGGCCGCGCTACGGCTACGAGGTAGACGACACGGACCTGGAGCTGGACGACGGCGAGATCCTGCGCGCCGTCCGCCAGCGCCTGTACGAGGACGTGTGGGTGGACGTCGACCGCGTCGGCGTGGAGGTGGAGGACGGCATCGTCACGCTCACGGGCGAGGTGGACGACTTCCTGGAAGCGCGCTACGCCTGGGACGACGCGTGGGAAACCATGGGCGTGCGCGGCGTGATCAACCACATCCGCGTGCGCCTGGACGAGGCTGGCCCCGCGCACGGCGACCTACTTCCGCAGAGCACGCACGGAACGTCGTCTGAACCGAGTGCGTGA
- a CDS encoding BON domain-containing protein: MAARYRGDIFDFSGMSDEELYDVVVQHLQEHPEIDQGWVDVAVKEGHVTLSGRVGSDSEVSVAEQVIVEILGIQEFTNELIVDELHRGTLPEAADEAVMMDMETDSQLGDTNENQSDTAAHLVEDLAGQMYGTHSITEAVNEGTPYVPPDRPIGEGYGSRESH; the protein is encoded by the coding sequence ATGGCGGCACGATACAGGGGCGACATCTTCGACTTTTCCGGGATGAGCGACGAGGAATTGTACGACGTGGTCGTGCAGCACCTGCAGGAGCATCCCGAGATCGACCAGGGCTGGGTGGACGTGGCCGTGAAAGAGGGGCACGTGACCCTTTCCGGCCGGGTGGGCAGCGACTCCGAGGTATCCGTCGCCGAGCAGGTGATCGTGGAGATCCTGGGCATCCAGGAGTTTACGAACGAGCTGATCGTCGATGAGCTTCACCGCGGCACGCTTCCCGAGGCGGCGGATGAGGCCGTGATGATGGACATGGAGACGGACTCGCAGCTCGGCGACACCAACGAAAACCAGTCCGACACGGCCGCGCACCTGGTGGAAGACCTGGCGGGCCAGATGTACGGCACCCACAGCATCACCGAAGCCGTCAACGAGGGCACGCCCTACGTGCCGCCCGATCGGCCAATCGGCGAGGGGTATGGCTCGAGGGAGAGCCACTGA